The following coding sequences are from one Bacteroidia bacterium window:
- a CDS encoding DUF58 domain-containing protein, producing MENKIDYQKVQHFSHLELIAKQVVEGFMTGLHKSPFHGFSVEFAEHRLYNKGESTKHIDWKLFGKTDKLFVKRYEEETNLRCQILIDNSTSMLYPLPEKGKKDFFNKLKFSVYCAAALTYLLRKQRDAVGLSVFSETMEQHTAAKSSPVHYKILFQELEKLIFEEAKIPQRKNTFAASAIHQIAESIHKRSLVIIFSDMMDSKDQNENVFQALQHLKHNKHEVVLFHVVDKSTEIDFEFENRPYSFIDVETGENIKVHPNKVKENYVKTLAAYKKELMLRCGQYHIDFVEADISKGFEQVLLPYLLKRTRMQ from the coding sequence TTGGAAAACAAAATTGATTATCAAAAAGTACAACATTTCTCGCACCTCGAATTAATCGCCAAACAAGTTGTGGAAGGCTTTATGACAGGTTTGCATAAAAGTCCTTTTCACGGATTTTCGGTTGAATTTGCCGAACATCGTTTGTATAATAAAGGCGAATCCACCAAACACATCGACTGGAAATTATTCGGAAAAACTGATAAATTATTTGTAAAACGCTACGAAGAAGAAACCAATTTACGTTGTCAAATCCTGATTGACAATTCTACTTCGATGCTATATCCTTTGCCAGAAAAGGGAAAAAAGGATTTTTTCAACAAGCTAAAATTTTCGGTTTATTGCGCTGCCGCACTCACTTATTTATTGCGCAAACAGCGCGATGCTGTTGGTTTAAGTGTTTTTTCGGAAACGATGGAGCAGCACACCGCAGCAAAATCAAGTCCGGTACATTATAAAATTCTTTTTCAAGAACTCGAAAAATTAATTTTTGAAGAGGCAAAAATACCGCAACGCAAAAACACCTTTGCTGCCAGCGCCATCCATCAAATTGCAGAATCCATTCACAAGCGCTCATTGGTAATTATTTTTAGCGATATGATGGATTCAAAAGATCAGAACGAAAACGTTTTTCAGGCTTTGCAACATTTAAAACACAATAAACACGAAGTTGTTTTATTTCACGTGGTGGATAAATCAACGGAAATTGATTTTGAATTTGAAAACCGCCCGTATAGTTTTATTGATGTTGAAACAGGCGAAAATATTAAAGTGCATCCCAATAAAGTAAAGGAAAATTATGTTAAAACGTTGGCGGCATATAAAAAAGAATTGATGTTACGCTGCGGTCAATACCACATTGATTTTGTAGAAGCCGATATTAGCAAGGGTTTTGAGCAAGTTTTACTTCCCTATCTCCTGAAAAGGACAAGAATGCAATAA
- a CDS encoding prolipoprotein diacylglyceryl transferase family protein, whose protein sequence is MYPSLYDLFADLFGIHFAPLEMIKSFGFFVALAFILAAYFFAEELKRKEKEGLVKPNIVRVLKGEKVKTSELIVSFFLGFIVGYKLLYVALNFSAFTEDTQGYLLSLKGNLLGAIIGGIISAYLKYYEKEKEKLPEPVWVEETVHPFQEVGNMTLIAAISGIAGAKIFNSLENWGDFLRDPIASLISFSGLTIYGGLIFGTFFVLLYAHKKGLKLLHVVDACAPSLILSYGIGRIGCQVAGDGDWGIDNLAPKPHALSFLPDWMWTYHYPHNVNDVGIPIPGCVGDHCMQLANPVFPTPFYETTMALLLFFFLWSIRKKIKVPGVLFCVYLMVNGMERFLIELIRVNTKYIIFGHGITQAQLISPLFFLVGIIGIIYLSKKYSKNKFSEA, encoded by the coding sequence ATGTATCCATCTCTTTACGATCTTTTTGCAGACCTTTTCGGAATTCATTTTGCACCGCTCGAAATGATAAAAAGTTTCGGCTTTTTTGTAGCGCTTGCATTTATTTTGGCAGCTTATTTTTTCGCCGAAGAATTAAAGCGAAAAGAAAAAGAAGGTTTGGTAAAACCAAATATTGTTCGCGTTTTAAAAGGAGAAAAAGTAAAAACTTCTGAATTAATTGTTTCCTTTTTTCTGGGATTTATTGTTGGATATAAATTGCTTTATGTTGCCTTAAATTTTTCAGCATTTACAGAAGATACACAAGGTTATTTACTTTCTTTAAAAGGGAATCTTTTAGGCGCAATTATCGGCGGAATTATTTCTGCTTATTTAAAATATTACGAGAAAGAAAAAGAAAAATTGCCGGAACCTGTTTGGGTAGAAGAAACTGTTCATCCTTTTCAGGAAGTAGGGAACATGACGCTTATCGCAGCTATTTCAGGAATTGCAGGCGCAAAAATATTTAACAGTTTAGAAAATTGGGGTGATTTTTTGCGCGATCCAATCGCTTCACTTATTTCGTTTAGTGGCTTAACCATATACGGCGGATTGATTTTCGGAACTTTTTTTGTGTTGTTGTATGCGCATAAAAAAGGTTTGAAATTATTGCACGTGGTGGATGCTTGCGCACCTTCACTTATATTGTCGTATGGCATTGGTCGCATTGGCTGTCAGGTTGCGGGAGATGGTGATTGGGGAATTGACAATTTAGCACCAAAACCGCATGCACTCAGCTTTTTGCCCGATTGGATGTGGACGTATCATTATCCGCATAACGTAAATGATGTGGGAATTCCGATTCCAGGATGCGTGGGCGATCATTGTATGCAACTCGCAAATCCAGTGTTTCCGACACCTTTTTACGAAACCACGATGGCACTTTTACTTTTCTTTTTTCTTTGGTCAATCCGAAAAAAAATAAAAGTTCCGGGCGTACTTTTTTGTGTGTATTTGATGGTTAATGGAATGGAACGCTTTCTGATTGAATTGATACGCGTAAACACGAAATACATTATTTTCGGACATGGAATTACGCAAGCACAATTAATTTCGCCGCTATTTTTTCTTGTCGGAATAATCGGAATAATTTATTTGTCTAAAAAATATTCAAAAAATAAATTTTCAGAAGCCTAA
- the trxA gene encoding thioredoxin produces the protein MALELTDANFEQLVMKSDKPVLVDFWAEWCGPCRMVGPVVAELAKDYEGKAVVGKVDVDSNPNISAQFGIRNIPTILFFKNGQVVDKQVGAVPKSVLAGKIDAQLK, from the coding sequence ATGGCTTTAGAACTCACAGATGCCAACTTCGAACAGTTGGTGATGAAATCAGACAAACCAGTATTGGTAGACTTTTGGGCAGAATGGTGCGGACCTTGCCGCATGGTTGGTCCCGTAGTGGCTGAATTAGCAAAAGATTACGAAGGAAAAGCAGTAGTCGGAAAAGTAGATGTGGACAGCAATCCCAACATTTCCGCACAATTCGGAATACGTAACATTCCAACAATTTTGTTTTTTAAAAACGGACAAGTTGTGGACAAACAAGTTGGAGCCGTTCCAAAATCAGTGCTTGCGGGTAAAATTGACGCACAATTGAAATAA
- the ubiE gene encoding bifunctional demethylmenaquinone methyltransferase/2-methoxy-6-polyprenyl-1,4-benzoquinol methylase UbiE — translation MNAVVTPYKNSESGKKEQVAQMFNAIAPRYDFLNNLLSLGIHILWRKKAIRLLKKKSPKRILDIATGTADFAIEATRLHPEKIIGIDISESMLKFGKEKITKKKLTDLIDLQLGDSENLIFEDAYFDAITVGFGVRNFENLEKGLSEIYRVLQKDGMFVVLEFSKPTAFPIKQLYEFYFLKICPLLGKYFSKDKAAYNYLPESVNAFPAGNAFLEIMQKIGFKNTLCYPLSKGIASIYVGEK, via the coding sequence ATGAACGCAGTCGTTACGCCTTACAAAAACAGTGAATCTGGAAAGAAAGAACAAGTAGCACAAATGTTTAATGCCATTGCGCCGCGTTACGATTTCCTGAACAACTTGTTATCATTGGGCATTCATATTTTATGGCGAAAAAAAGCGATTCGTTTATTGAAAAAAAAATCGCCGAAACGGATATTAGATATTGCAACCGGTACAGCTGATTTTGCTATTGAAGCAACGCGTTTACATCCTGAAAAAATAATCGGAATTGATATTTCCGAAAGTATGTTGAAATTCGGAAAAGAAAAAATTACGAAAAAAAAATTAACAGATTTAATTGATTTACAATTAGGAGATTCTGAAAATTTAATTTTTGAAGATGCTTATTTTGATGCAATTACAGTAGGTTTTGGCGTTCGTAATTTTGAAAATTTAGAAAAAGGATTGAGTGAAATTTACCGCGTTTTACAAAAGGACGGAATGTTTGTGGTGCTTGAATTTTCAAAACCTACAGCATTTCCAATAAAACAATTGTATGAATTTTATTTTTTGAAAATTTGTCCGCTGTTGGGAAAATATTTTTCGAAAGACAAAGCAGCGTACAATTATTTGCCCGAATCGGTAAATGCTTTTCCTGCTGGAAATGCTTTTTTAGAAATCATGCAAAAAATAGGTTTTAAAAACACCTTGTGTTACCCATTGAGTAAAGGAATTGCTTCTATTTATGTTGGAGAAAAATAA
- the dnaE gene encoding DNA polymerase III subunit alpha, giving the protein MPSFSHLHVHTQFSLLDGAAGISALYKKAVSDNMRAIAITDHGNMFGAFKFVAEAGKHNTPENPDKIKAIVGCEFYVVKDRHKKQFTKDDKDVRYHQLLLAKDAEGYRNLTKLCSLGYMEGLYGKYPRIDKELILKYHKGLIATTCCIGASVPKTILKKGEQEGEEEFKWWLDIFGEDYYVEIQRHDIPEQNKVNVTLLNLAKKHNVKIIASNDSHYVDREDFNAHDILLCINTGEKQSTPTMKEFSDDDTFAKDKRFAFYNDQFYFKTTGEMSQLFSDLPEAIDNTNEIVDKISPLKLKQDILLPHFKIPEGFVSQDEYLKYLTFEGAKKRYKELTPEIEERLNFELFTVKTMGFAGYFLIVADFIKAGRDLGVLIGPGRGSAAGSAVAYCIEITNIDPIKYNLLFERFLNPDRKSMPDIDTDFDDEGRQKVIDYVVEKYGKNQVAQIVTYGTMAAKMSIKDVSRVMDLPLQEANILAKLVPDRPGIELQRVLLAPIDGEKSLKEKEGLNGDDLENVKKLRAIHKGTDLQARVLKEALILEGSVRGTGIHAAGIIIAPKDLSEIIPVATSKETNLLITQYDGKVIEDAGVIKMDFLGLKTLTIMRDALVLIKQNHDITIDLDTIPLDDKKTLELYQRGETNATFQFESAGMQKHLKDLKPDKFEDLIAMNALYRPGPIEYIPNFIARKNGKEAVSYDLPEMEEHLKETYGITVYQEQVMLLSQKLGGFTKGDADVLRKAMGKKDKATLDKMRNKFIEGSSKNGLNSKICEKIWVDWEAFAQYAFNKSHSTCYALVSFQTAYLKAHYAAEYMAAVLTHNLSNIDKITFFMEESKRMGIPVLGPDVNESHYRFAVNKKGEIRFGLGAVKGVGEGAVEALVEERKNGAYKDIFDLVRRVNLRSANKKTFESLAYAGGLDSFPNIYRSQYFVVEKDNTTFLEKIIRYGIAFQDSQNSNQNSLFGDAVETQIPEPIIPICEPWGNIQSLKAEKEVIGFYISGHPLDDYKLEMSFCTHKMADLADLQKLKNGKEICIAGIIGNAQHKTTKTGNMFGTFSLEDYDSTHDFAVFSKEYLNVRSFLVNEAFVFVKGKVEQRWNNSEQLEFKISSIQLLNEIKDKMLKSITFQLSLNDLSDNFIHQMETLFDSEKKGKCNVRFVVYDKAENISIEMPSKKIKIDITNELIKKLDEISELNYRLN; this is encoded by the coding sequence ATGCCTTCATTTTCGCACTTACACGTACACACTCAATTTTCACTGCTTGACGGAGCCGCAGGGATTTCTGCTTTATACAAAAAAGCAGTAAGCGATAATATGCGCGCTATCGCCATTACGGATCACGGAAATATGTTTGGTGCGTTTAAATTTGTAGCGGAAGCAGGGAAACACAACACACCCGAAAACCCTGATAAAATAAAGGCAATTGTTGGTTGTGAGTTTTACGTTGTGAAGGATCGTCATAAAAAGCAATTTACAAAAGACGATAAAGATGTACGTTACCATCAACTGCTGCTTGCCAAGGATGCCGAGGGTTACCGCAATTTAACAAAGCTCTGTTCGCTCGGTTATATGGAAGGTTTGTACGGGAAATATCCGCGTATTGACAAAGAATTAATTTTGAAATACCACAAAGGTTTAATTGCAACCACTTGCTGCATCGGCGCTTCTGTTCCGAAAACAATTTTGAAAAAAGGCGAACAAGAAGGAGAAGAAGAATTCAAATGGTGGCTTGATATTTTTGGTGAAGATTATTACGTGGAAATTCAGCGACACGATATTCCGGAACAAAATAAAGTAAATGTAACGTTGTTGAATTTGGCAAAAAAACACAACGTTAAAATTATTGCTTCCAACGATTCGCATTATGTGGATCGCGAAGATTTTAATGCGCACGATATTTTACTCTGTATCAATACCGGCGAAAAGCAGAGTACGCCCACCATGAAAGAGTTTTCGGACGATGATACGTTTGCAAAAGACAAGCGTTTTGCGTTTTACAACGATCAATTTTATTTCAAGACAACTGGTGAAATGTCGCAATTATTCAGCGATTTGCCGGAAGCGATTGACAATACCAATGAAATAGTTGATAAAATAAGTCCGCTGAAACTCAAGCAGGACATCCTTTTGCCGCATTTTAAAATTCCGGAAGGTTTTGTATCGCAAGATGAATATTTGAAATACCTCACTTTTGAAGGTGCAAAAAAACGTTACAAAGAATTAACTCCTGAAATTGAGGAACGATTAAATTTTGAGCTTTTCACCGTAAAAACAATGGGCTTTGCGGGTTACTTTTTAATCGTAGCAGATTTCATTAAAGCAGGTCGTGATCTGGGTGTCCTTATTGGTCCAGGAAGAGGTTCTGCTGCTGGATCTGCTGTAGCATATTGTATTGAAATTACCAATATTGATCCGATTAAATACAATTTACTTTTCGAACGTTTTTTAAATCCTGATCGAAAATCAATGCCCGATATTGATACTGATTTTGATGATGAAGGCAGACAAAAAGTAATTGATTATGTAGTTGAAAAATACGGAAAAAATCAAGTAGCCCAAATTGTAACGTACGGTACAATGGCGGCGAAAATGAGCATCAAAGACGTTTCTCGCGTAATGGATTTACCATTACAAGAAGCCAATATTTTAGCAAAATTAGTTCCAGACAGACCAGGAATTGAATTACAAAGAGTGCTCCTCGCTCCTATCGACGGCGAAAAAAGTTTGAAAGAAAAAGAAGGTTTGAATGGAGATGATCTTGAAAATGTAAAAAAATTACGCGCCATTCATAAAGGCACGGATTTGCAAGCGCGCGTGTTGAAAGAAGCATTAATACTGGAAGGTTCGGTACGCGGAACAGGTATTCATGCAGCAGGAATTATCATCGCTCCGAAAGATTTAAGTGAGATTATTCCAGTTGCTACATCTAAAGAAACCAATTTGCTTATCACTCAATACGACGGAAAAGTAATTGAAGATGCCGGCGTTATCAAAATGGATTTTTTAGGTTTGAAAACGCTGACTATTATGCGAGATGCCTTGGTATTGATTAAACAAAATCACGACATCACGATTGATTTAGATACGATTCCTTTAGATGATAAAAAAACGTTGGAGCTCTATCAGCGCGGCGAAACCAACGCTACCTTTCAGTTTGAATCTGCAGGAATGCAAAAACATTTGAAGGATTTAAAACCTGATAAATTCGAAGATTTAATTGCGATGAATGCCTTGTATCGTCCCGGACCCATCGAATACATTCCGAATTTTATTGCGCGTAAAAATGGTAAAGAAGCCGTTTCGTACGATCTTCCAGAAATGGAAGAACACCTCAAAGAAACCTACGGAATTACGGTTTATCAGGAACAAGTGATGTTGCTTTCCCAAAAATTAGGTGGCTTTACAAAAGGCGATGCCGATGTGTTGCGTAAAGCGATGGGAAAAAAAGACAAAGCCACGCTCGATAAAATGCGCAACAAATTTATCGAAGGCTCTTCTAAAAATGGATTAAATTCAAAAATTTGCGAAAAAATTTGGGTGGATTGGGAAGCCTTTGCGCAGTACGCGTTCAATAAATCACATTCCACGTGTTATGCCTTGGTATCGTTTCAAACAGCGTATTTAAAAGCGCATTATGCGGCGGAATACATGGCGGCGGTTCTCACGCACAACTTAAGCAATATTGACAAAATCACGTTTTTCATGGAGGAATCCAAACGCATGGGAATACCAGTGTTAGGACCTGATGTAAACGAAAGCCATTATCGTTTTGCAGTGAACAAAAAAGGAGAAATTCGGTTTGGATTAGGTGCTGTGAAAGGTGTTGGAGAAGGCGCCGTAGAAGCCTTAGTAGAAGAACGCAAAAATGGAGCTTATAAAGATATTTTTGATTTAGTGCGAAGAGTTAATTTGAGATCTGCCAATAAAAAAACGTTCGAAAGTCTTGCCTATGCAGGCGGATTGGATTCCTTTCCGAATATTTATCGTTCGCAATATTTTGTTGTTGAAAAAGACAACACTACTTTTTTAGAAAAAATAATTCGCTACGGAATTGCTTTTCAAGATTCTCAAAATAGCAATCAAAACAGCCTTTTCGGCGATGCGGTAGAAACACAAATTCCAGAACCGATTATTCCGATTTGCGAACCTTGGGGAAATATTCAGTCCTTGAAAGCGGAGAAAGAAGTAATTGGTTTTTATATTTCTGGGCATCCTTTGGATGATTATAAATTAGAAATGAGTTTTTGTACCCATAAAATGGCAGATTTGGCAGATTTGCAAAAACTTAAAAACGGAAAAGAAATTTGCATCGCAGGCATCATCGGAAATGCACAACATAAAACCACAAAAACTGGAAATATGTTCGGCACATTTAGCTTGGAAGATTACGATTCGACGCACGATTTTGCTGTATTTTCAAAAGAATATTTAAACGTTCGTTCGTTTTTAGTAAACGAAGCATTTGTGTTTGTAAAAGGAAAAGTGGAACAACGTTGGAATAATTCCGAGCAATTGGAATTTAAAATCAGTTCCATTCAATTACTCAATGAAATTAAGGATAAAATGCTAAAAAGTATTACCTTTCAATTGTCTTTAAACGATTTATCAGATAATTTTATCCATCAAATGGAAACACTTTTTGATTCTGAAAAGAAAGGAAAATGCAACGTGAGATTTGTGGTGTACGATAAAGCGGAAAATATTTCCATTGAAATGCCTTCTAAAAAAATAAAAATTGACATCACTAATGAACTAATCAAAAAATTAGACGAAATTTCGGAATTGAATTACCGTTTAAATTAA
- a CDS encoding FAD-dependent protein, which yields MIQEINIVLSPREADDESILKKKISEDTGFDLEQISGYKILKRSIDARSRNIKIQLKLEAYIQEPLPEKKIFKTDYPDVSGKESVLIAGAGPAGLFAALRLIELGKKPVIIERGKNVKDRRRDLAAIHKQHIVHPDSNYCFGEGGAGTYSDGKLYTRSTKRGDVSRILDIFVAHGANEDILVNAHPHIGTNKLPNIIAAMRETILKAGGEIHFNTRITDFILKNNFFKGIQTLCGKEFLADKIILATGHSARDIFEILHRKNIFLEAKPFAMGVRVEHPQSLIDSIQYHCSEEEVEKTRTHLPAAPYSLVAQAGGKGVYSFCMCPGGIIAPCATAPEQVVTNGWSPSKRNNPFANSGLVVSIDVSDLKKYSEHGALAGMYYQQELEKMAFEAGGKTQTAPAQRLMDFIQKKNSATLPICSYQPGIKSASLHELLPHSISSALQEGLKIFGQKMPRYLTNEAVIVGVETRTSSPVKIPRDKETLEHPQIKGFYPCGEGAGYAGGIISAAIDGEKCAEAISRK from the coding sequence ATGATTCAAGAAATTAATATTGTCCTTTCTCCTCGCGAAGCAGACGATGAAAGCATTCTGAAAAAAAAAATTTCGGAAGACACCGGTTTCGACCTCGAACAAATAAGTGGGTATAAAATATTAAAACGCTCTATCGACGCGCGTTCTCGAAACATTAAAATCCAACTTAAATTAGAAGCTTATATTCAAGAACCGCTTCCCGAAAAAAAAATTTTCAAAACGGATTATCCCGATGTATCGGGAAAAGAAAGCGTATTAATTGCTGGAGCCGGTCCAGCTGGACTTTTTGCCGCTTTGCGCTTGATCGAACTCGGTAAAAAACCCGTTATCATTGAACGCGGAAAAAATGTAAAAGATCGCCGCCGCGATTTAGCCGCGATTCACAAACAACACATCGTACATCCCGATTCCAATTATTGTTTTGGAGAAGGCGGCGCTGGTACGTATTCTGACGGAAAATTATATACGCGTTCCACCAAGAGAGGCGATGTTTCTAGGATTTTAGACATTTTTGTAGCACACGGCGCCAACGAAGATATTTTAGTCAATGCGCATCCGCACATCGGCACCAATAAGCTTCCGAACATCATCGCAGCCATGCGCGAAACGATTTTAAAAGCAGGTGGCGAAATTCATTTTAATACACGTATCACCGATTTCATTTTGAAAAATAATTTTTTCAAAGGCATTCAAACGCTTTGTGGAAAAGAGTTTTTGGCAGATAAAATTATTTTAGCAACCGGACATTCCGCCAGAGATATTTTTGAAATCTTGCATCGAAAAAATATTTTTTTGGAAGCAAAACCTTTCGCGATGGGCGTTCGTGTGGAACATCCGCAAAGTCTAATTGATTCTATTCAATACCATTGTTCGGAAGAAGAAGTAGAAAAAACGCGTACGCATTTGCCAGCAGCGCCTTACAGCCTTGTAGCGCAAGCCGGCGGAAAAGGCGTTTATTCGTTTTGCATGTGTCCAGGTGGAATTATTGCGCCTTGCGCCACAGCGCCAGAACAAGTAGTAACCAATGGTTGGTCGCCTTCCAAACGCAACAATCCTTTTGCGAATTCAGGCTTAGTAGTGAGCATTGACGTATCCGATTTAAAAAAGTACAGCGAACACGGTGCTCTGGCAGGAATGTATTATCAACAAGAATTGGAAAAAATGGCTTTTGAAGCAGGTGGAAAAACACAAACGGCTCCAGCACAACGTTTAATGGATTTCATTCAGAAAAAAAATTCTGCAACACTTCCAATTTGCTCGTATCAACCGGGAATAAAATCAGCTTCTTTACACGAATTATTACCTCATTCCATCAGCTCAGCTTTACAAGAAGGATTAAAAATATTCGGACAAAAAATGCCGCGCTATTTAACCAACGAAGCCGTTATTGTAGGCGTAGAAACCAGAACCTCATCGCCTGTAAAAATTCCGCGCGATAAAGAAACACTCGAACATCCTCAAATAAAAGGATTTTACCCTTGCGGAGAAGGCGCAGGCTATGCAGGAGGAATTATTTCCGCTGCCATTGACGGCGAAAAATGCGCTGAAGCGATTTCCAGAAAATAA
- a CDS encoding porin family protein, whose amino-acid sequence MNFQKIIFLIGICCISGTLMAQGDPHGVENLPKYENEVLHFGFSLAANSTNFIIQEANMPSNDSVRSVLASPELGFNLGIISDVRLQRYLTIRFLPDLSFSQRDLTYQIDGKKDTLQWVKKVASTFLDFPIDLKLRSARYQNASAYILGGFKYIIDLASQRNATNTEDPRTQIVKLVKPDWGYEFGAGVEFYLPYFKFGIEGKLSTGINNVLVNDHTVFSNSIEQLKSKVFLLSFTFEG is encoded by the coding sequence TTGAATTTCCAAAAAATAATTTTTCTTATTGGTATTTGTTGCATCAGCGGAACGCTGATGGCACAGGGCGATCCGCATGGTGTCGAAAATTTGCCGAAATACGAGAACGAAGTATTACACTTCGGATTTAGTTTGGCTGCTAATTCCACCAATTTTATTATTCAAGAAGCCAATATGCCCAGTAATGATTCTGTCCGTTCCGTGCTTGCATCGCCTGAATTGGGCTTTAATCTCGGCATCATTTCGGATGTGCGTTTGCAACGTTATTTGACCATTCGCTTTTTACCAGATTTGTCTTTTTCACAGCGCGATTTAACCTATCAAATAGATGGAAAAAAAGATACTCTTCAATGGGTAAAAAAGGTAGCTTCTACTTTTTTGGATTTTCCGATTGATTTAAAATTACGATCTGCTCGGTATCAAAACGCTTCCGCGTATATTCTGGGCGGTTTTAAATACATTATTGATTTGGCTTCACAGCGAAATGCCACGAATACTGAAGATCCTCGGACACAAATTGTAAAATTGGTAAAACCCGATTGGGGCTACGAATTTGGCGCTGGCGTTGAATTTTATTTACCTTATTTTAAATTCGGAATTGAAGGGAAATTATCTACTGGAATTAACAATGTTTTGGTTAATGATCATACTGTTTTTTCCAATTCCATTGAGCAACTCAAATCCAAAGTTTTCCTACTTTCTTTTACTTTTGAAGGCTGA
- the mtaB gene encoding tRNA (N(6)-L-threonylcarbamoyladenosine(37)-C(2))-methylthiotransferase MtaB encodes DFQQNGYKKVDFKESADVYVINTCSVTENADRECRQIVNSALAQSPDAFIVVTGCYAQLKPEQVAKMRGVDLVLGASEKFNALKYLDNIDKKEIAAIYSCDINEVDSFKGAYSVGDRTRSFLKVQDGCDYSCSFCTIPLARGSSRSDSIENVLKNAQEIAKHGVKEIVLTGVNIGDFGKNNFSTTQKCFFDLAKELDKIEGLERIRISSIEPNLLKDEIIELVASSKHFVPHFHIPLQSGSNEILKKMRRRYLRELYVERVRKIKSLMPHCCIGVDVIVGFPGETDEHFMETYNFLNDLDISYLHVFTYSERDNTDALEIKETVPISVRKQRNKMLRILSAKKQHYFYEQQIGKQFSVLFEAENKNGFMYGFTENYVKIKHPFDAVLINTIKKITLSSIDSDGAVLIDIPEMIPVSIH; translated from the coding sequence GATTTCCAGCAAAATGGTTACAAAAAGGTTGATTTTAAAGAATCTGCGGATGTGTATGTGATTAATACGTGTTCTGTAACTGAAAATGCAGATCGTGAATGCCGCCAAATTGTGAATTCGGCTTTGGCTCAATCTCCCGATGCATTTATTGTAGTTACGGGCTGTTACGCGCAATTAAAACCCGAACAAGTAGCAAAAATGCGAGGTGTAGATTTGGTGTTGGGCGCTTCCGAAAAATTTAATGCGCTGAAATATCTTGATAACATTGATAAAAAAGAGATTGCAGCTATTTATTCTTGTGATATAAATGAAGTAGATTCCTTCAAAGGGGCTTATTCTGTTGGTGATCGGACGCGCTCTTTTTTGAAAGTGCAAGACGGTTGCGATTACAGTTGTTCTTTTTGCACCATTCCTTTGGCGCGCGGCAGCAGTCGTAGCGATAGTATTGAAAATGTATTGAAAAATGCGCAAGAAATTGCAAAACATGGTGTGAAAGAAATCGTTTTAACGGGCGTAAACATTGGCGACTTCGGAAAAAATAATTTTTCAACGACGCAAAAATGTTTTTTTGATTTAGCAAAAGAATTAGATAAAATTGAAGGACTTGAACGCATTCGAATTTCATCTATCGAACCCAATTTATTGAAAGATGAGATTATTGAATTGGTGGCTTCGTCCAAACATTTTGTACCGCATTTTCACATTCCTTTACAATCTGGATCCAACGAAATTTTAAAAAAAATGCGTCGCCGTTATTTGCGCGAATTGTATGTAGAACGTGTTCGAAAAATAAAATCCTTGATGCCGCATTGTTGTATTGGAGTAGACGTTATTGTTGGCTTTCCAGGTGAAACAGACGAGCATTTTATGGAAACGTATAATTTTTTAAACGACTTAGATATTTCCTATTTACACGTTTTTACGTATTCCGAAAGAGACAATACGGATGCGCTCGAAATAAAAGAAACCGTGCCTATTTCTGTTCGGAAACAACGCAATAAAATGCTACGAATTTTGTCGGCTAAAAAGCAACATTATTTTTACGAACAGCAAATTGGAAAACAATTCTCTGTTTTGTTTGAAGCCGAAAATAAAAACGGTTTTATGTATGGATTTACTGAAAATTATGTGAAAATAAAACATCCGTTTGATGCAGTTCTCATCAATACAATAAAAAAAATAACGCTTTCTTCTATTGATTCGGATGGAGCTGTACTGATTGATATTCCTGAAATGATTCCCGTTTCTATTCATTAA